The sequence GCCCGCATTGGCCTGCGTGGCGCCGCCCATGTACGCGAACATCGCGCCCACCGTGGCGAGGATGGCGGTGATCACCGCCAGCTGGCCAGCCATGCCGCTCGGCTCGTGTTGCGCCGCATGCTCCAGCTCGTGGTCGTGCGGACCATGGACGTGGAAACCTCCTCCAGACATCGTGTTCTCCTCAGCGTTTTCGTTGGTAGGTGACAAAGGCGTAGTCGAACGGTGCCGACTCGCTGGCGCGGTGTGACTCGCGCTCGATTTCCTCGTAGTCGCTTCGCGCCCACACGGGGAAGAACGCGTCGCCCTCGGCCTCTTGATCCACTTCGGTCAGGTCGAGCCGGTCGGCATGGGGCAGGGCGAGCGCATACAGCTCGGCGCCGCCGATCACGAACGCCTGCTGCGCGCCGCGCGTGTGCGCCAGCGCGTCTTCGAGGCCGTGCGCGACGACGGCGCCCTCGGCTTGCCAGTCGCGGTTGCGGGTGACGACGATGTTGAGCCGCCCGGGCAGCGGCCTGTTCTTCGGCGGCAGCGAGTCCCAGGTCTTGCGGCCCATGATGACCGGGTGGCCGAGCGTGAGGCGCTTGAGGCGCGGCAGGTCGCCAGGGATGCGGAAGAGCAGCTGGTTGTCGCGGCCGATGGCGCCATTGCGGGCGACGGCAGCGATCAGCGTGAGCGGGGGGCGGGGCGCGTTTGGCATGGCCCGCGATTCTGTCAGGACAGCGCGGCGGCCTCGCGTCCGTGGCGGATGTGCAGCTCCATCAGGCGCTTGACCTTGGCCGCATCGCGCACGGCGATGGCCTGCATGATCTTGCGGTGCTCGTCGAGCGAGGCCTCGATGCGGCCCTGCTTGAACAGCGACTGGTGTCGGTTGAGCTTCATCACGCGCCGCAGGTCGCCGACCATCTCCTGCGTCCAGCGGTTGTCGGCGATGTGCAGCAGCTTGAGGTGGAACTGCTCGTTGGCGCGGAAGAAGGCGTCGCGGTCGTCGACGCAGCGCTCGAGCTGGTCGTGCAGGGCCTGCAGCTCGGCGAGCTGCGCATCGGTCGCGCTTTGAGCCACCGTCGCGGCCGCATCGCTCTCGAGCAGCGCCAGCAGGTGGTAGACCTCGGACAGGTCGCGCTCGGAGACTTCGGTGACATAGGCCCCGCGGCGCAGCTT comes from Piscinibacter sp. HJYY11 and encodes:
- a CDS encoding dihydrofolate reductase codes for the protein MPNAPRPPLTLIAAVARNGAIGRDNQLLFRIPGDLPRLKRLTLGHPVIMGRKTWDSLPPKNRPLPGRLNIVVTRNRDWQAEGAVVAHGLEDALAHTRGAQQAFVIGGAELYALALPHADRLDLTEVDQEAEGDAFFPVWARSDYEEIERESHRASESAPFDYAFVTYQRKR
- a CDS encoding GntR family transcriptional regulator, coding for MPSNPLTTSPGTAAASPRLRESALYEQVAERLRARILAHTLAPGSWIDEQALANEFGISRTPLREALKVLAAEGLVTMKLRRGAYVTEVSERDLSEVYHLLALLESDAAATVAQSATDAQLAELQALHDQLERCVDDRDAFFRANEQFHLKLLHIADNRWTQEMVGDLRRVMKLNRHQSLFKQGRIEASLDEHRKIMQAIAVRDAAKVKRLMELHIRHGREAAALS